Proteins from one Syngnathus scovelli strain Florida chromosome 9, RoL_Ssco_1.2, whole genome shotgun sequence genomic window:
- the mrps15 gene encoding small ribosomal subunit protein uS15m: protein MLSNIALRTALRCSVGVLRESAPPALLSGHKVSSASGSFAFAAPARRYARTAKTKVQGPESQLGDLSPAMLKLDYAAVPLAQTTDDVVKRLLSLELASHSEKLALKKEQLIAKVQRDESDRNSVEVQVAILTARIRNLQEHLLKHHKDKANKRRMLMAIDKRKKLLKNLRLERYDAFENVCEQLGITYTFPPEYYRRATRRWLAKKAFCIKVFQEVQKQKAEQKLKLKQSAETAETQTASQ, encoded by the exons ATGTTGTCGAATATAGCTCTAAGGACCGCTCTGAGGTGTTCGGTGGGCGTTTTGAGGGAAAGTGCCCCACCGGCGTTGCTCTCGGGGCACAAAGTCAGCAGCG CGTCAGGAAGCTTTGCCTTTGCAGCACCAGCCCGACGTTATGCTCGCACTGCAAAGACAAAGGTGCAAG GTCCCGAGAGCCAGCTCGGCGACCTCTCTCCGGCTATGCTGAAGTTGGATTACGCCGCCGTACCCCTGGCTCAAAC GACGGACGATGTTGTCAAAAGACTTCTTTCGTTGGAGTTGGCGAGTCAT AGTGAAAAGCTGGCGCTGAAAAAAGAGCAGCTGATTGCCAAGGTGCAACGGGACGAGAGCGACCGCAACTCGGTGGAAGTTCAAG TGGCCATTTTGACGGCGAGAATCCGCAACTTGCAGGAGCACTTGCTCAAACATCACAAG GACAAGGCCAACAAGAGACGCATGCTCATGGCCATCGACAAGAGGAAGAAGTTGCTGAAGAACCTGCGGCTGGAGCGCTACGACGCCTTTGAGAATGTGTGCGAGCAGCTGGGCATCACCTACACCTTCCCGCCTGAGTACTACAGGAGGGCCACTCGACGCTGGCTGGCCAAAAAAGCCTTCTGCATCAAG GTCTTCCAGGAGGTGCAGAAGCAGAAAGCCGAGCAGAAGCTGAAACTGAAGCAAAGCGCGGAAACGGCTGAGACGCAAACTGCCAGTCAGTAG
- the csf3r gene encoding granulocyte colony-stimulating factor receptor translates to MASAWMSLLVTLAAVKAAQYGNDSRPCASILASSSVVTLGSPVTATCVIRDDCPALAGQAELRLDNRVLSAVVPVSDVSGRAYRVVIPAFNRSRATLTCCLRAAPSHIIAGLEIRAGHPPPVPQNLSCQANLSTHESLTCKWDASPPQSHLPTKYTLHTYIRDLKWNHAYELPPGVRSYTIPRAGFVFFSEMEIYVKAENALGQTSSARLILEPVSSAKFDPPRITKLQAWRIGCLRLIWDFSQHQKWMKEFVSLEARLKTEASSSWSERPILDQMTPERYVYQRGLLHGTKYLAQIRVRYQQSPWSEWSDSQSAVTLETAPAGALDTWMRVTGNVVPNQLKMLLFWKPTEGFRGNGRNVSFVVSALKTRGKLCATAGNHCTFHVPKKARKVYLTALNAAGKSTPTSVRIYRPLADEVIWDVGAVVAVGDGSVSVRWGKVASPNVIDYIVEWRPLLNSDLSLVHFETAAWNASSLNLTGNFEPYKPYGISVYPRFKNGIGLPRTVQAYALQKAPSADPKIIIKKTWQYHVELTWDEIPLDRRNGIIQSYKLFYWDETKRVHVATGDPEERKVLLTGLSSSSVYDAVLMVSTHGGSRNGSIFHFDIKEMDPVSSIIIVVATCACFCLVIILLVKICSSKHNWLKMRLWPDVPDPANSSIKSWTSESTQDIRASWDFDEPNPIYLSHLSFLEIPQKPNKAEDVSAWLNNAEDTSDLGESMCGSPFIPGFTSSNSDSVPYATVIFPAAHSHEYLRSESTQPLLQSEELQSPKCYQNIGAPEDSQVFFGPKEDTVAATIQWEDFPFLKALTLNDTQ, encoded by the exons ATGGCGTCGGCGTGGATGTCGCTGCTTGTCACCTTGGCGGCCGTGAAGGCGGCGCAATACG GGAATGACAGCCGGCCGTGCGCGAGTATCCTGGCGTCCAGTTCGGTGGTGACGCTGGGCTCGCCCGTCACCGCCACCTGCGTTATCCGCGACGACTGCCCCGCGCTGGCCGGCCAAGCGGAATTGCGACTCGACAACCGGGTCCTGTCCGCCGTGGTTCCCGTGTCCGACGTGAGCGGCAGAGCCTACCGAGTGGTGATCCCCGCTTTCAACCGCAGCCGGGCCACCCTCACCTGTTGCCTCCGGGCGGcgccaagtcacatcatcgcggGGCTGGAAATCCGAGCCGGAC ATCCACCCCCAGTGCCACAGAACTTGAGCTGTCAGGCCAACCTGTCCACCCACGAAAGCCTGACCTGTAAGTGGGATGCAAGCCCGCCGCAGTCCCACCTGCCCACAAAGTATACGCTCCACACGTACATCAG GGATTTAAAGTGGAACCACGCGTATGAGCTGCCGCCAGGGGTCCGCAGCTATACCATCCCTCGCGCCGGCTTCGTCTTCTTCTCGGAAATGGAAATATACGTCAAGGCTGAGAATGCGCTCGGGCAGACGAGCTCGGCGCGCCTGATTTTGGAACCTGTCAGCTCAG CCAAATTTGACCCGCCGAGGATTACGAAGCTGCAAGCGTGGCGTATCGGCTGCCTCAGGCTAATTTGGGACTTTTCCCAGCACCAAAAGTGGATGAAGGAATTTGTCAGTCTTGAAGCGCGACTCAAGACTGAGGCGAGCAGCTCGTGGAGCGAGCGACCG ATTCTGGACCAGATGACGCCCGAGCGGTACGTGTACCAGCGTGGTCTTCTGCACGGGACAAAGTACCTCGCCCAGATCCGAGTCCGATACCAGCAAAGTCCCTGGAGTGAATGGAGCGATAGCCAGTCCGCGGTCACCCTGGAAACCG CTCCCGCCGGGGCCCTCGACACATGGATGAGGGTTACCGGGAATGTGGTGCCCAACCAACTCaagatgcttttgttttggAAG CCGACAGAAGGATTCCGAGGCAACGGTCGAAACGTTTCTTTTGTGGTCTCGGCGCTCAAAACGAGAGGGAAGCTGTGCGCCACGGCCGGGAATCACTGCACCTTCCACGTTCCCAAGAAAGCCAGGAAAGTGTATCTCACCGCTCTGAACGCCGCCGGGAAGTCCACGCCGACGTCGGTCCGAATCTACCGTCCCTTAG CCGACGAGGTGATTTGGGACGTCGGGGCCGTCGTGGCCGTCGGCGACGGGTCCGTGTCGGTCCGATGGGGAAAGGTGGCGTCGCCCAACGTCATTGATTACATTGTGGAATGGAGACCTCTGTTAAACAGCGACCTATCTCTTGTTCACTTTGAGACCGCAGCTTGGAATGCATCCAGTCTTAACCTAACAG GCAACTTTGAACCGTACAAGCCCTACGGGATCTCCGTGTATCCCAGATTTAAGAACGGCATCGGCCTGCCGAGAACCGTTCAGGCCTACGCGCTGCAAAAGG ctccATCTGCGGATCCAAAGATAATCattaaaaagacctggcagtaCCACGTGGAACTCACCTGGGATGAAATACCTTTGGACCGGCGGAACGGGATCATTCAAAGCTACAAATTGTTTTACTGGGACGAGACGAAAAGGGTACACG TGGCCACGGGAGACCCGGAAGAGCGGAAAGTGCTTCTGACTGGCCTCAGCTCCTCGTCCGTTTACGATGCCGTGTTGATGGTTAGCACGCACGGCGGAAGCCGGAACGGCTCCATCTTTCACTTTGACATCAAAGAAATGG ATCCTGTCTCTTCCATAATAATCGTGGTGGCCACTTGTGCTTGCTTCTGTTTGGTGATCATTCTTCTGGTCAAGATTTGTTCCTCCAAACATAATTG GCTGAAGATGCGTCTTTGGCCCGACGTTCCTGATCCTGCAAACAGCAGCATCAAAAGCTGGACCTCGGAATCCACCCAG GATATCCGAGCTTCGTGGGACTTTGATGAGCCAAATCCGATCTATCTATCCCACTTGAGCTTCCTGGAGATACCCCAGAAGCCCAACAAGGCAGAAGACGTCAGCGCTTGGTTGAACAACGCGGAAGACACCAGCGACCTTGGCGAGTCCATGTGCGGCTCGCCGTTCATCCCCGGTTTCACCTCCTCCAACAGCGACTCGGTGCCCTACGCCACCGTCATCTTCCCCGCCGCGCACTCTCATGAGTACTTGCGCTCCGAATCCACGCAGCCCCTCCTACAGTCGGAAGAGTTGCAGAGTCCCAAGTGTTACCAGAACATAGGCGCGCCCGAAGACTCGCAGGTCTTTTTTGGACCCAAAGAGGACACCGTCGCAGCCACCATCCAGTGGGAGGACTTTCCTTTTCTCAAAGCGTTAACCTTGAATGACACTCAATGA